Proteins encoded within one genomic window of Lynx canadensis isolate LIC74 chromosome B2, mLynCan4.pri.v2, whole genome shotgun sequence:
- the LOC115514684 gene encoding olfactory receptor 12D3: protein MENVTTVSEFLLLGLTSVQYLQPFFFVLFLIIYLISLVGNGAILVIIILEPKLHSPMYFFLGNLSCLDICYSSVTLPKLLLTLLSTRRVISFLGFITQLHFFHFLGCSEAILLAIMGFDRFVAICYPLHYAMLMNHQVCVLLAAVAWLTSFLYALMHSVLTARLNFCHSLKLHHFFCDVKPLLELACGDTQVNQWLISIITGGISMGAFFLTLLSYLYVVGFLLFEHQSCSTLHKALSTCASHLMVLCLFYGPVGFTYIRPASATSMVQDRMVAVIYSAVTPVLNPLIYTLRNKEVWLALKKIFRRKGDKLDTTKIHRDL, encoded by the exons ATGGAGAACGTCACTACAGTGAGTGAGTTTCTCTTACTTGGCCTGACCAGTGTTCAGTATCTGCAGcctttcttctttgtgcttttcttaaTCATTTACTTGATAAGCTTGGTTGGAAATGGAGCTATATTGGTGATCATTATTTTGGAGCCCAAACTCCACTCCCCCATGTATTTTTTCCTGGGAAACCTTTCTTGTCTGGACATCTGCTATTCTTCGGTGACACTGCCCAAGCTGCTTCTAACCCTCTTGTCCACTCGCAGGGTCATATCTTTCCTAGGCTTCATCACTCAGCTACACTTCTTCCACTTTCTGGGCTGTTCTGAGGCCATCTTGCTGGCCATTATGGGCTTTGACCGATTCGTGGCCATCTGCTACCCACTTCACTATGCCATGCTCATGAACCACCAGGTATGTGTCCTCTTGGCTGCCGTAGCCTGGCTCACCAGCTTCCTTTATGCTCTGATGCATTCTGTCCTGACTGCACGCCTGAACTTCTGCCACTCTCTGAAACTCCACCACTTCTTCTGCGATGTGAAGCCTCTCCTGGAACTGGCCTGTGGTGACACGCAGGTCAATCAATGGcttatttccatcatcacaggtGGGATTTCCATGGGTGCCTTCTTCCTGACTCTTCTCTCCTACCTCTATGTCGTTGGTTTCCTTCTGTTTGAGCATCAGTCCTGCAGCACACTTCACAAGGCTCTGTCCACGTGTGCTTCGCACCTCATGGTGCTGTGTCTTTTCTATGGGCCTGTGGGCTTCACATACATCCGTCCAGCCTCAGCCACTTCCATGGTTCAGGATCGGATGGTGGCTGTTATATACAGCGCAGTCACCCCAGTGCTGAACCCACTGATATACACTCTTAGGAATAAGGAAGTGTGGTTGGCTCTGAAGAAGATCTTCAGGAGGAA GGGAGACAAGCTtgataccacaaaaatacacAGAGACTTATGA
- the LOC115514677 gene encoding LOW QUALITY PROTEIN: olfactory receptor 5V1-like (The sequence of the model RefSeq protein was modified relative to this genomic sequence to represent the inferred CDS: inserted 2 bases in 1 codon; substituted 1 base at 1 genomic stop codon): MSENLEQQWEVQELDVKKGHSASHSQEEERXNQTLFKFIILGFSNLNDSQLLLFTVFFLTYICTLGGNIFIILVTVADPHVHTPMYHFLRNLAFLDICYTTTNVPQMMVHLLSEKKSMSYGGCGAQLFACIFLVGSECLLLGAMAYDRYIAICKPLQYSVIMNRALYGQLATSCWTGGFLNKGVHTXLTFYLPFCGNNQIQYFFCDISPLLLLSCGGTSVNELALVSIGVFIRWAPFLGIVLSCFYIISAILRIRSSEERQKVFSTCASHLVIVLLYYGSAIFTYVWPVSTWSLERGQLVSLLCSVVTPMLNPVICTLKNKDIRKALKAVGEKVATFKFHFP, from the exons ATGAGTGAAAACCTAGAACAGCAATGGGAGGTACAAGAGCTGGACGTCAAAAAGGGTCACAGT GCTTCTCATTCtcaagaggaagaaagataaaacCAAACTCTGTTCAAATTCATTATCTTGGGATTCTCCAACCTAAATGATTCACAACTTTTACTCTTCACCGTCTTCTTTCTGACCTATATCTGTACTTTGGGAGGAAATATCTTCATTATCCTGGTGACCGTGGCTGATCCACATGTACACACCCCCATGTATCATTTTCTGAGGAATTTGGCCTTTCTTGACATCTGCTACACCACCACCAACGTCCCCCAGATGATGGTGCATCTCCTGTCAGAGAAGAAAAGCATGTCCTATGGGGGATGTGGGGCACAACtgtttgcatgtattttcttAGTAGGATCAGAGTGTCTCCTCCTGGGGGCCATGGCGTATGACCGTTACATTGCAATCTGCAAACCTCTACAGTACTCAGTGATTATGAACAGAGCCCTGTATGGCCAGTTAGCCACCTCATGCTGGACTGGGGGGTTCCTCAACAAGGGAGTACACAC TCTGACCTTCTACCTGCCCTTCTGTGGCAACAACCAGATTCAGTATTTCTTCTGTGACATCTCCCCTTTGCTGCTGTTGTCTTGTGGGGGCACTTCCGTCAATGAGTTGGCATTGGTGTCCATTGGGGTCTTCATTAGGTGGGCTCCTTTCTTGGGTATCGTCCTTTCCTGCTTCTATATTATCTCTGCTATCTTGAGGATCCGCTCCTCAGAGGAGAGGCAAAAGGTATTTTCTACCTGTGCCTCCCACCTGGTCATTGTCCTTCTGTACTACGGTAGTGCCATCTTCACATACGTGTGGCCCGTCTCAACGTGGTCGCTGGAGAGAGGCCAGCTGGTCTCTCTCCTCTGCAGTGTTGTCACTCCCATGTTAAATCCTGTCATCTGTACTTTGAAGAATAAGGACATCAGAAAGGCCTTGAAAGCGGTGGGAGAAAAGGTTGCAACCTTCAAATTTCATTTCCCTTGA
- the LOC115514675 gene encoding olfactory receptor 24-like, producing MNCSRTPDFVLAGLSRGPGNRPVLFGVFLVLYLVSLLGNALLLLAIGADVRLHTPMYFFLSQLSLVDLCFTSTTAPKMLEDLRTSHGSISFSGCLSQLYFFAVFADMDNLLLTAMAIDRYASICHPLHYPLLMTPCRCGLLVGGLWGVAHFVSLVHILFLSQLYFYTNQEIPHFFCDFGPLFRLSCSDTHPNEILMMLLTGLLGIGPLLCIISSYTHIFQAVARVPSAQGKKKALATCSSHLSMVILFYSTVFATYLKPPSTSRSVGALAAAVMYTLVTPTLNPFIYSLRNKDVKSSLKRVLGIEGSWDYD from the coding sequence ATGAACTGCAGCAGGACCCCGGACTTTGTCCTGGCAGGGCTGTCCAGGGGCCCAGGGAACAGGCCAGTCCTCTTCGGTGTCTTCCTAGTACTCTACCTGGTAAGCCTCTTAGGAAACGCGCTCCTTCTGCTGGCCATTGGAGCTGACGTGCGCCTCCACactcccatgtacttcttcctcagcCAGCTCTCCCTGGTGGATCTCTGCTTCACTTCCACCACAGCCCCCAAAATGCTTGAGGATCTACGGACCAGCCACGGAtccatctctttctctggatGTCTGTCCCAATtatatttctttgctgtttttgcCGATATGGACAACCTGCTTTTGACTGCCATGGCTATCGACCGCTATGCTTCCATCTGCCATCCTCTGCACTACCCACTGCTAATGACACCTTGTAGATGTGGGCTGCTGGTGGGTGGGTTGTGGGGGGTGGCCCATTTTGTCTCTCTGGTGCACATCTTGTTTCTATcccagttgtatttctatactaACCAAGAGATTCCCCACTTTTTCTGTGATTTTGGTCCACTTTTTCGTCTTTCTTGCTCAGATACCCACCCTAATGAGATCCTAATGATGCTTCTGACCGGGTTGTTAGGAATCGGCCCTCTCCTCTGCATCATAAGCTCTTATACCCATATCTTCCAGGCTGTGGCTAGGGTTCCATCGGcacaggggaaaaagaaagccCTGGCCACATGCAGCTCCCACCTCTCCATGGTCATCCTCTTCTACAGCACAGTCTTTGCCACCTACCTGAAGCCACCATCAACCTCTCGCTCTGTGGGGGCGCTGGCTGCTGCTGTCATGTATACCCTGGTAACTCCCACTCTCAACCCTTTCATTTATAGTCTGAGAAACAAGGATGTGAAGAGTTCACTGAAAAGGGTTCTGGGCATAGAGGGTTCATGGGATTATGACTAA